One segment of Variovorax sp. PAMC28562 DNA contains the following:
- the hisD gene encoding histidinol dehydrogenase has product MKLTAYPARLSTASANFEAEFKARLHWSAEADAAIEKVAADILADVQQRGDAAVLAYTRRFDGLDAASMQQIELTQAEMKAAFEELPAVQREALQSAAARVRSFHEAQKKASGESWRYRDADGTLLGQKVTPLDRVGIYVPGGKAAYPSSVLMNAIPAHVAGVGEIIMVVPTPRGEKNPLVLAAAYVAGVTRGFTIGGAQAIGALAYGTQTIPAVDKITGPGNAYVAAAKRRVFGTVGIDMIAGPSEILVLADGTTPPDWVAMDLFSQAEHDELAQSVLLSPDAAYIDRVQQEIDRLLPDMPRAGIIAASLNGRGALIHTRSMEEACEISNRIAPEHLEVSSSEPHRWEPLLRHAGAIFLGAFTSETLGDYCAGPNHVLPTSGTARFSSPLGVYDFQKRSSLIEVSEQGAQTLGPIAVTLAEGEGLFAHARAAAMRLRNSRGS; this is encoded by the coding sequence ATGAAATTGACCGCCTACCCAGCGCGACTCTCCACTGCATCGGCCAATTTCGAGGCCGAGTTCAAAGCGCGACTTCATTGGTCCGCCGAGGCGGATGCCGCCATCGAAAAAGTGGCGGCCGACATCCTCGCCGACGTACAACAGCGCGGCGATGCGGCGGTGCTCGCGTACACGCGCCGCTTCGACGGGCTCGATGCCGCATCGATGCAGCAAATCGAGCTCACGCAGGCGGAAATGAAAGCCGCTTTCGAGGAGTTGCCCGCCGTGCAGCGCGAGGCGCTCCAGTCCGCGGCTGCACGAGTGCGCAGCTTCCATGAGGCGCAGAAAAAGGCATCGGGCGAGAGCTGGCGTTATCGCGACGCCGACGGTACGCTGCTCGGCCAAAAGGTCACGCCGCTCGACCGCGTCGGCATCTATGTGCCGGGCGGCAAGGCAGCCTATCCGTCGAGCGTGCTGATGAACGCCATTCCCGCCCACGTCGCCGGAGTTGGCGAAATCATCATGGTCGTGCCGACGCCGCGCGGTGAAAAGAACCCGCTTGTGCTGGCTGCGGCTTATGTCGCCGGCGTTACGCGCGGCTTCACGATCGGCGGCGCTCAGGCCATTGGCGCGCTGGCTTACGGCACGCAAACCATTCCGGCCGTCGATAAGATCACTGGTCCGGGCAACGCCTACGTGGCGGCCGCCAAGCGCCGCGTGTTCGGCACCGTCGGCATCGACATGATCGCCGGCCCAAGCGAAATCCTGGTGTTGGCCGACGGCACCACGCCACCCGACTGGGTTGCTATGGACCTCTTCAGCCAGGCCGAGCACGACGAGTTGGCGCAGAGCGTGTTGTTGAGCCCCGATGCGGCGTACATCGATCGCGTGCAGCAGGAGATCGATCGGTTGCTGCCCGACATGCCGCGCGCCGGCATCATCGCTGCGTCGTTGAACGGCCGCGGTGCGCTCATCCACACGCGCAGCATGGAAGAAGCCTGCGAAATCAGCAACCGCATCGCGCCCGAGCATCTGGAGGTGTCGAGCAGCGAGCCGCATCGGTGGGAGCCGCTGCTGCGCCACGCCGGGGCCATTTTTCTGGGCGCTTTCACCAGTGAAACGCTCGGCGACTACTGCGCTGGGCCGAACCATGTCTTGCCGACGTCCGGCACGGCGCGCTTTTCAAGTCCGCTCGGCGTCTACGATTTTCAGAAACGCAGTAGTCTGATCGAGGTGAGCGAGCAGGGCGCGCAAACGCTCGGCCCGATAGCCGTCACGCTGGCCGAAGGCGAGGGGCTGTTCGCCCATGCCCGTGCAGCGGCGATGCGACTGCGCAACTCCCGGGGTTCCTGA
- the hisG gene encoding ATP phosphoribosyltransferase produces the protein MITLALSKGRIFDETLPMLAAAGIEVTEDPEKSRKLILATNQPDVRVVLVRPSDVPTYVQWGGADIGVTGLDTMIEHGNAGLYLPLDLKIAACRMSVAARADFDYAHAVRQGSRLKIATKFVGIARDFFAVKGVHVDLIKLYGSMELAPLTGLADAIVDIVSTGNTLRANNLVEVEHIMEISARLVVNQAALKLKREPIRRIIDAFASAIATTS, from the coding sequence TTGATCACGCTGGCCTTATCAAAAGGGCGCATCTTCGACGAGACGCTGCCCATGCTGGCCGCGGCCGGGATCGAGGTCACTGAAGACCCTGAAAAATCGCGCAAGCTGATTCTCGCGACCAACCAGCCCGATGTGCGCGTGGTGCTGGTCCGGCCGTCCGATGTGCCTACTTATGTGCAGTGGGGCGGTGCCGATATCGGGGTCACCGGGCTCGACACCATGATCGAGCACGGCAACGCCGGCTTGTATCTGCCGCTCGACCTGAAGATCGCCGCCTGCCGCATGAGCGTGGCGGCGCGCGCCGACTTCGACTACGCCCATGCAGTGCGACAGGGCTCGCGCCTGAAGATCGCCACCAAGTTCGTCGGCATCGCGCGCGACTTCTTCGCCGTCAAGGGCGTGCACGTCGACCTCATCAAGCTCTACGGCAGCATGGAACTGGCGCCACTCACCGGGCTGGCCGACGCGATCGTCGACATCGTTTCGACCGGCAACACGCTGCGGGCCAACAACCTGGTCGAGGTGGAGCACATCATGGAAATCAGCGCCCGACTGGTGGTGAACCAAGCGGCGCTCAAGCTCAAACGCGAGCCCATCCGCCGCATCATCGATGCGTTCGCGTCGGCGATTGCGACGACATCTTGA
- a CDS encoding phospholipid-binding protein MlaC: MKSTTILPRRTLGRFVLASVLLLGGAMSAVSSARAADESPDALVKRITADVLDTIKADTSIKAGDTRKIMALVDSKIMPNLDFQRMTSSAVGPAWRQATPEQQKRLQDEFKLLLVRTYAGALDQVSDQTVTVRPYRGAPDDKEALVRTEVRGRGDPVQLDYRLVRTPGDGSGWKVYNLNVLGVWLVDTYRTQFAEQINSKGIDGLIAALAARNKTDAKS, from the coding sequence ATGAAATCCACCACCATATTGCCGCGCAGAACTCTTGGGCGATTCGTGCTCGCCAGCGTGCTTCTGCTGGGCGGCGCAATGTCTGCCGTATCGTCCGCTCGGGCCGCGGATGAGTCGCCCGATGCGCTTGTAAAGCGCATTACCGCCGACGTCCTCGATACGATCAAAGCGGACACGTCGATCAAGGCCGGCGACACACGCAAGATCATGGCGCTGGTCGACAGCAAGATCATGCCGAACCTCGACTTCCAGCGCATGACCTCGTCGGCGGTCGGACCGGCTTGGCGTCAAGCCACCCCTGAGCAGCAAAAGCGGCTGCAGGATGAGTTCAAGTTGCTGCTGGTCCGTACTTACGCTGGCGCGTTGGACCAGGTGAGCGATCAAACCGTGACGGTTCGCCCGTACCGTGGCGCGCCGGACGACAAGGAAGCACTGGTGCGTACTGAAGTGCGTGGCCGTGGCGATCCGGTTCAACTCGACTACCGCCTGGTGCGCACGCCGGGCGATGGAAGCGGCTGGAAGGTCTACAACCTGAATGTTTTGGGCGTCTGGCTGGTGGATACTTACCGCACCCAGTTCGCCGAGCAGATCAACAGCAAGGGCATCGACGGTTTGATCGCGGCGCTGGCGGCACGCAACAAGACCGACGCCAAGAGCTGA
- a CDS encoding lipid asymmetry maintenance protein MlaB has product MLVLPSKLTHEEAPACMRMLQQGMAGQSEPGTATVIDASALSHFDSSAIAVLLECRREASALGRGFAVKGLSARLRELASLYGVAGLLPAAP; this is encoded by the coding sequence ATGCTTGTCCTGCCCTCCAAGCTCACGCATGAAGAGGCACCTGCGTGCATGCGCATGCTGCAGCAGGGCATGGCAGGCCAGTCGGAGCCCGGTACGGCGACAGTCATCGATGCCAGTGCGCTTTCGCATTTCGATTCGTCGGCGATCGCGGTGCTGCTCGAATGCCGTCGTGAAGCCAGCGCGCTCGGGCGCGGTTTTGCCGTCAAGGGGCTCTCGGCCCGCTTGCGTGAACTGGCCTCGCTCTACGGTGTTGCCGGCCTGTTGCCTGCCGCTCCTTGA
- a CDS encoding BolA family protein — MTSDELQSIIQSGLPCEHIMLEGDGRHWYATIVSAEFEGKRAIQRHQRVYATLGAKMHTDEVHALSMKTFTPTEWAASQT; from the coding sequence ATGACATCCGATGAACTTCAATCGATCATTCAATCCGGCTTGCCGTGTGAGCACATCATGCTGGAAGGTGACGGCCGGCATTGGTATGCCACCATCGTGTCGGCGGAATTCGAAGGCAAGCGCGCCATCCAGCGACATCAGCGCGTCTACGCCACCCTCGGTGCGAAAATGCATACAGACGAAGTGCACGCACTCTCGATGAAGACTTTCACGCCGACCGAATGGGCGGCGTCGCAAACATAG
- the murA gene encoding UDP-N-acetylglucosamine 1-carboxyvinyltransferase has translation MDKLLIRGGRTLQGEVLISGAKNAALPELCAALLTDQPVTLRNVPRLQDVSTMLKLVRNMGVAAERDDNGMVRLDASDLTNPEAPYELVKTMRASVLALGPLLARFGHAKVSLPGGCAIGSRPVDQHIKGLQAMGAEIVVEHGYMIARLPEGRTRLRGASILTDMVTVTGTENFLMAAALAEGETLLENAAQEPEIVDLAEMLIKMGAKIEGHGTSHIRVQGVAKLHGCEHAVVADRIEAGTFLCAVAATGGNVLLRHARAEHMDAVIDKLREAGCKVAAEAGGVRISSQGPAHAHLTAQSFSTTEYPGFPTDMQAQFMALNVIAKGASMVTETIFENRFMHVNEMVRLGATIHVEGKVAMVEGVKQLSGATVMATDLRASASLVIAGLVADGETLIDRIYHLDRGYDRMETKLRGLGADIERLTGAPA, from the coding sequence ATGGACAAACTTCTTATTCGCGGTGGGCGCACGCTCCAGGGCGAAGTGCTCATTTCCGGCGCCAAGAACGCCGCGCTGCCCGAGTTGTGCGCGGCGCTGCTGACCGACCAGCCGGTGACGCTGCGCAATGTGCCGCGTCTGCAAGACGTGTCGACGATGCTCAAGCTGGTCCGCAACATGGGCGTCGCGGCCGAGCGCGACGACAACGGCATGGTGCGGCTCGACGCGAGCGATCTGACCAATCCGGAAGCGCCGTACGAACTGGTCAAAACCATGCGCGCCTCGGTACTGGCGCTCGGCCCGCTGCTGGCGCGCTTCGGTCACGCCAAGGTGTCGCTGCCGGGCGGCTGCGCCATCGGATCGCGTCCGGTCGACCAGCACATCAAGGGCCTGCAGGCCATGGGCGCCGAGATCGTCGTCGAGCACGGTTACATGATCGCGCGGCTGCCGGAGGGCCGTACGCGGCTGCGTGGCGCCAGCATCCTGACCGACATGGTGACGGTGACCGGCACCGAAAATTTCTTGATGGCTGCGGCCCTGGCCGAGGGTGAAACGCTGCTCGAAAATGCGGCGCAAGAACCCGAGATCGTCGACCTTGCTGAAATGCTCATCAAGATGGGCGCGAAGATCGAAGGCCACGGCACCAGCCACATCCGTGTCCAGGGCGTTGCCAAACTGCATGGCTGCGAACACGCAGTGGTGGCCGACCGCATCGAGGCCGGCACGTTCCTCTGTGCGGTGGCGGCCACCGGCGGCAATGTGCTGCTGCGCCATGCACGCGCCGAGCACATGGACGCGGTGATCGACAAGCTGCGCGAGGCCGGCTGCAAGGTGGCTGCGGAAGCGGGCGGCGTGCGCATCAGCTCGCAGGGGCCGGCGCACGCGCACCTTACGGCGCAGAGCTTCAGCACCACCGAGTACCCGGGCTTTCCGACCGACATGCAGGCGCAGTTCATGGCACTCAACGTGATCGCCAAGGGCGCCTCGATGGTCACGGAAACCATCTTCGAGAACCGCTTCATGCATGTGAACGAAATGGTTCGTCTCGGCGCGACCATTCACGTCGAAGGCAAGGTTGCGATGGTCGAGGGTGTAAAGCAGCTGTCGGGCGCCACGGTCATGGCGACCGATCTGCGAGCCTCCGCCAGCCTGGTCATCGCCGGCCTGGTGGCCGACGGTGAGACACTCATCGACCGCATTTACCACCTCGACCGCGGCTACGACCGCATGGAAACCAAGCTGCGCGGCCTGGGTGCCGACATCGAGCGCCTGACAGGAGCGCCTGCTTGA
- a CDS encoding ABC transporter ATP-binding protein: protein MPAISFQSVSKTYPPSRQQRAQGKPGLRAVDDVNFQIEEGEFFGLLGPNGAGKTTLISMLAGLSRPTTGSISVRGFDVQRDFADARRQLGVVPQELVFDPFFNVRESLRIQSGYFGIKNNDAWIDELLQSLGLADKATANMRQLSGGMKRRVLVAQALVHKPSVIVLDEPTAGVDVELRQTLWQFIAKLNKQGSTVLLTTHYLEEAEALCNRIAMLKQGRVIALDRTSALLSSAASNVLRFKTDASLPWAIAQHARITGRIVQLPAQNAHEVEQLLTAIREAGVAVEDVEMRKADLEDVFIDLMAGERAPLEVAR, encoded by the coding sequence ATGCCAGCGATCTCCTTTCAATCGGTCTCCAAGACCTATCCTCCCTCCCGTCAACAGCGCGCTCAAGGCAAACCCGGCTTGCGTGCGGTCGACGATGTCAATTTCCAGATCGAAGAGGGCGAATTCTTCGGCCTCCTGGGCCCGAACGGTGCGGGCAAGACGACGCTGATCAGCATGCTCGCCGGGCTTTCGCGCCCGACGACAGGCAGCATCAGCGTCCGCGGCTTCGACGTGCAACGCGACTTTGCCGATGCGCGACGTCAGCTCGGCGTGGTGCCGCAAGAACTCGTCTTCGACCCTTTCTTCAATGTGCGAGAGTCGTTGCGCATTCAGTCCGGCTACTTCGGCATCAAGAACAACGACGCGTGGATTGACGAGCTGTTGCAGAGCCTTGGTCTGGCCGACAAGGCGACCGCCAACATGCGCCAGCTCTCAGGCGGTATGAAGCGTCGCGTGCTGGTGGCTCAGGCGCTGGTGCACAAGCCTTCCGTGATCGTGCTGGACGAGCCTACCGCCGGTGTCGATGTCGAACTGCGCCAGACGCTCTGGCAATTCATCGCCAAGCTCAACAAGCAGGGCAGCACGGTGCTGCTCACCACGCACTACCTCGAAGAAGCCGAAGCGCTATGCAATCGCATCGCGATGCTGAAACAGGGCCGCGTGATTGCGCTCGACCGCACCAGCGCACTTCTCAGTTCGGCGGCCAGCAACGTGCTCCGTTTCAAGACGGATGCGTCGCTGCCTTGGGCCATCGCCCAACACGCCCGCATCACCGGGCGCATCGTGCAGTTGCCCGCGCAAAACGCGCACGAAGTGGAACAACTGCTGACCGCGATCCGCGAAGCTGGCGTGGCGGTGGAAGACGTCGAGATGCGCAAGGCCGATCTTGAAGACGTGTTCATCGACCTGATGGCGGGCGAGCGGGCTCCGTTGGAGGTGGCACGATGA
- the mlaE gene encoding lipid asymmetry maintenance ABC transporter permease subunit MlaE, which produces MSWWKPSDIGFAVRSKLANLGYGARLFLRLLFQGARSLRRFGLVRDQIHFLGNYSLAIIGVSGLFVGFVLGLQGYYTLQRYGSSEALGLLVALALVRELGPVIAALLFAGRAGTSLTAEIGLMKAGEQLSAMEMMAVDPVQRILAPRFWAGVITMPLLAAVFSAVGVGGGYVVGVLMLGVDPGAFWGQMQGGIDVWRDVGNGVLKSIVFGFTVTFIALLQGFEAQPTPEGVSRATTRTVVVASLAVLGLDFLLTAMMFSI; this is translated from the coding sequence ATGAGTTGGTGGAAGCCTTCCGATATCGGTTTTGCGGTGCGCAGCAAACTGGCGAACCTGGGCTACGGTGCGCGGCTCTTCCTGCGCCTGCTGTTCCAGGGCGCGCGCAGCCTTCGTCGCTTCGGCCTCGTGCGCGACCAGATCCACTTTCTGGGCAACTATTCGCTGGCCATCATTGGCGTGTCCGGGTTGTTCGTCGGCTTCGTATTGGGGCTGCAGGGCTACTACACGCTTCAGCGCTACGGGTCCTCCGAAGCGCTCGGTTTGCTGGTCGCACTGGCGCTGGTGCGTGAGCTCGGTCCGGTGATCGCGGCCCTGCTTTTCGCAGGACGGGCTGGTACGTCGCTCACGGCCGAGATCGGTCTGATGAAGGCGGGTGAACAATTGAGCGCCATGGAAATGATGGCGGTCGACCCGGTGCAGCGCATCCTCGCGCCGCGCTTCTGGGCGGGCGTCATCACGATGCCGTTGCTTGCGGCGGTATTCAGTGCCGTGGGTGTCGGCGGCGGCTACGTCGTGGGCGTGCTGATGCTCGGCGTCGACCCCGGTGCGTTCTGGGGCCAGATGCAGGGCGGCATAGATGTGTGGCGCGACGTGGGCAACGGCGTTCTCAAGAGCATCGTCTTCGGTTTTACGGTCACCTTCATTGCGCTGCTGCAGGGCTTCGAGGCGCAGCCAACACCGGAAGGCGTCTCGCGCGCCACAACACGCACCGTGGTGGTGGCCTCGCTGGCCGTTCTCGGGCTCGATTTTCTGCTGACGGCAATGATGTTCAGCATCTAG
- a CDS encoding ABC transporter permease produces the protein MIAVTGWHALLYKEVLRFWKVGFQTVGAPVLTAVLYLMVFGHVLENHVKVYGSVSYTAFLIPGLVMMSVLQNAFANSSSSIIQSKIMGSMVFVLLTPLSHWGWFFAYVGSSIIRGLAVGLGVFIVTIFFAMPPFAAPVWILVFAFLGSAMLGTLGLIAGLWAEKFDQMAVFQNFLIMPMTFLSGVFYSIGSLPPFWQAVSHLNPFFYMIDGFRYGFFGVSDASPWLSFGIVGVAWLVVSAIAVNLLRIGYKIRG, from the coding sequence ATGATCGCCGTCACAGGTTGGCACGCGTTGCTCTACAAGGAGGTGCTGCGCTTCTGGAAAGTTGGATTCCAGACGGTCGGGGCGCCTGTTCTCACCGCGGTGCTTTACCTCATGGTGTTCGGCCACGTGCTTGAAAACCACGTCAAGGTGTATGGCTCCGTCAGCTACACCGCGTTCCTGATTCCGGGTCTGGTGATGATGAGCGTGCTGCAAAACGCGTTCGCGAACAGCTCCTCGTCGATCATCCAGAGCAAGATCATGGGCAGCATGGTGTTCGTGTTGCTGACGCCGCTGTCGCACTGGGGCTGGTTCTTTGCTTACGTCGGTTCGTCGATCATCCGCGGCTTGGCAGTGGGGCTCGGCGTTTTCATCGTGACCATCTTCTTCGCCATGCCGCCGTTCGCGGCGCCGGTGTGGATCCTCGTGTTCGCGTTTTTGGGCTCGGCAATGCTCGGAACACTCGGTTTGATCGCTGGCCTGTGGGCTGAAAAGTTCGATCAAATGGCGGTGTTCCAGAACTTCCTCATCATGCCGATGACCTTTTTGTCGGGAGTGTTCTATTCAATCGGATCGCTGCCGCCGTTCTGGCAGGCCGTCAGTCACCTTAATCCGTTTTTCTACATGATCGACGGCTTCCGCTACGGCTTTTTCGGCGTGAGCGATGCGTCGCCTTGGCTCAGCTTCGGCATTGTCGGAGTCGCTTGGCTCGTCGTGAGCGCCATCGCCGTCAATCTGCTGCGCATTGGTTACAAGATTCGGGGCTGA
- the hisB gene encoding imidazoleglycerol-phosphate dehydratase HisB, which produces MNTPTAPDQVLAAAAGVSSGVPGARTASVTRNTAETKITVSVNLDGSGRAKLSTGIGFFDHMLDQIARHGLIDLDIHCEGDLHIDGHHTVEDVGITLGQAVAKAIGDKKGIRRYGHAYVPLDEALSRVVIDFSGRPGLVMDVPFTSGMIGTFDSQLTYEFFQGFVNHAFVTLHIDNLKGVNAHHQCETVFKAFARAVRAALEVDPRSIGVIPSTKGSL; this is translated from the coding sequence ATGAATACCCCCACGGCACCCGATCAGGTTCTCGCGGCCGCGGCCGGCGTTTCTTCCGGCGTGCCCGGCGCGCGTACGGCCTCCGTTACCCGCAACACGGCGGAAACAAAGATCACCGTCAGCGTCAATCTCGATGGCTCCGGCAGGGCGAAACTGTCAACCGGCATCGGTTTCTTCGACCACATGCTCGACCAGATCGCGCGCCACGGCCTGATCGATCTCGACATCCATTGCGAGGGCGACCTGCACATCGACGGCCACCATACGGTCGAAGACGTGGGTATCACGCTGGGCCAGGCGGTCGCCAAGGCGATCGGCGACAAGAAGGGCATTCGCCGCTACGGCCACGCCTACGTGCCGCTGGACGAAGCCTTGAGCCGTGTCGTGATCGATTTTTCGGGCCGTCCCGGGCTGGTCATGGACGTGCCGTTCACCAGCGGGATGATCGGCACTTTCGACAGCCAGCTTACCTACGAATTTTTTCAGGGCTTCGTGAACCACGCGTTCGTCACGCTGCACATCGACAACCTGAAAGGCGTCAATGCGCACCACCAGTGCGAGACGGTCTTCAAGGCGTTTGCGCGGGCCGTGAGAGCCGCGCTCGAAGTCGATCCGAGATCGATCGGCGTCATTCCGTCGACCAAAGGCTCCCTCTGA
- the hisC gene encoding histidinol-phosphate transaminase, producing MTPASSADVSNPALQRFRADVKSMHAYAVQDANGMVKLDAMENPFGLPPALQAELGARLGALAINRYPGDRGVDLQRALAAHARMPEGFALMLGNGSDELISLLALACDLPGATVLAPVPGFVMYAMSAHLQGLRFVGVPLTANFELDEAAMLEAIALEKPAIVYLAYPNNPTANLWDDGVIEKIVDVQGAQGGLVVMDEAYQPFAGKSYIGRIAKLRHVLLMRTLSKFGLAGVRLGYLMGPAALIAEVDKVRPPYNISVLNCECALFALEHAAVFEAQAETIRAERAKLLAALTALPGVTVWPSDANMILVRIEGDGQAGGDRAGKTFDRMKAHGVLVKNVSKMHPLLANCLRLTVGTADENAQMLAAIRKSL from the coding sequence ATGACTCCTGCATCGTCCGCCGACGTTTCGAACCCCGCGCTGCAACGCTTTCGCGCCGACGTGAAATCAATGCATGCCTACGCGGTGCAAGACGCGAACGGCATGGTCAAGCTCGACGCGATGGAAAACCCGTTCGGCCTGCCTCCTGCGCTGCAGGCCGAACTGGGCGCGCGGCTTGGCGCGCTGGCCATCAACCGTTATCCCGGCGATCGAGGTGTGGACCTGCAGCGTGCGCTGGCTGCGCACGCCCGCATGCCCGAGGGTTTCGCGCTGATGCTCGGCAATGGGTCGGACGAGCTGATTTCGCTTTTGGCGCTGGCGTGCGACCTGCCCGGTGCGACGGTGCTGGCGCCGGTGCCCGGCTTTGTGATGTACGCGATGAGCGCGCACTTGCAGGGGCTTCGGTTCGTCGGTGTACCGCTCACCGCTAACTTCGAACTCGATGAAGCGGCGATGCTGGAAGCGATCGCGCTTGAGAAGCCCGCCATCGTCTACCTCGCTTATCCGAACAATCCCACCGCTAACTTGTGGGACGACGGCGTTATCGAGAAGATCGTCGATGTGCAAGGCGCGCAGGGCGGCTTGGTCGTGATGGACGAGGCCTACCAGCCCTTCGCTGGCAAAAGCTATATCGGCAGGATCGCTAAGCTTAGGCATGTGCTCTTGATGCGCACGCTGAGCAAGTTCGGGTTGGCCGGCGTGAGGCTCGGTTACCTGATGGGCCCGGCAGCGCTCATCGCCGAGGTCGACAAGGTGCGCCCGCCCTACAACATCAGCGTGCTGAATTGCGAGTGCGCGCTGTTCGCACTTGAGCATGCCGCGGTGTTCGAGGCACAGGCCGAAACCATCCGCGCCGAGCGCGCCAAGTTGCTCGCCGCGTTGACAGCGTTGCCCGGCGTGACCGTTTGGCCGAGCGACGCCAACATGATCCTGGTGCGCATCGAGGGGGATGGGCAGGCTGGCGGCGACCGCGCCGGAAAAACCTTCGATCGCATGAAGGCGCACGGCGTGCTCGTGAAGAACGTTTCTAAAATGCATCCACTGCTCGCGAACTGCCTGCGCCTCACAGTCGGAACCGCCGACGAGAACGCTCAGATGCTCGCGGCGATCCGAAAATCCTTATGA
- the mlaD gene encoding outer membrane lipid asymmetry maintenance protein MlaD: MQRSNKDIWVGLFVLIGAAALLFLALQSANLLSLNFQKTYSVTARFDNIGGLKPQTAVKSAGVVVGRVESITFDDKNFQASVTLGLQNRYSFPKDSSLKILTSGLLGEQYIGIQAGADEKNLQAGDTITDTQSAVVLENLISQFLFSKAADGNTPPAAPATQATPNKK, from the coding sequence ATGCAACGCTCCAACAAAGATATATGGGTCGGGCTCTTCGTGCTGATCGGCGCGGCAGCGCTGTTGTTTCTCGCACTGCAATCAGCGAACTTGCTGAGCCTCAACTTTCAAAAGACTTACAGCGTCACGGCCCGCTTCGACAACATAGGTGGCCTCAAGCCACAGACGGCGGTCAAGAGCGCTGGTGTGGTGGTCGGGCGCGTCGAATCGATCACGTTCGACGACAAGAACTTTCAGGCAAGCGTGACGCTTGGGTTACAGAACCGCTACAGTTTCCCGAAAGACAGTTCCCTGAAAATTTTGACGAGCGGCCTGCTGGGTGAGCAATACATCGGGATTCAGGCCGGCGCAGACGAGAAAAATCTTCAGGCAGGCGACACGATCACCGACACCCAGTCGGCCGTCGTTCTCGAGAATCTGATCAGCCAGTTTTTGTTCAGCAAGGCGGCAGACGGAAATACGCCGCCAGCAGCCCCAGCGACCCAAGCGACTCCTAATAAAAAATGA
- a CDS encoding VacJ family lipoprotein: MVRFAHWATAAVLLASTFGCAAVSGQAPNPADPLEPFNRSVFRFNEGVDRAVLRPVATAYRDTLPLMVRTGVSNFFGNLGDVWSLANNVMQLKLQNSAETFMRLNVNTIFGLGGLLDIASEAGIERHREDFGQTLGRWGVPTGPYVVLPLLGPSTVRDTAALPVDHYGDVLSVVHDIGARNSLYALRVVDERATFLRAGQMLDEIALDKYSFTRDAFMQHRRSEVSGGSASGGDGE; encoded by the coding sequence ATGGTGCGCTTTGCCCATTGGGCGACTGCGGCAGTCTTGCTTGCGTCGACGTTCGGCTGTGCAGCGGTCAGCGGCCAGGCGCCTAATCCGGCCGACCCTCTCGAGCCGTTCAACCGAAGCGTTTTCCGTTTCAACGAAGGCGTCGACCGAGCTGTGCTCCGCCCTGTTGCGACGGCTTACCGCGACACACTTCCGCTGATGGTGCGCACCGGTGTCAGCAACTTCTTCGGCAATCTCGGAGACGTCTGGAGCCTGGCAAATAACGTGATGCAGCTCAAGCTGCAAAACAGCGCCGAAACTTTCATGCGTCTTAACGTCAACACCATCTTTGGTCTGGGTGGCTTGCTCGACATCGCCTCGGAAGCCGGTATCGAGCGTCATCGCGAAGATTTCGGGCAGACACTTGGGCGCTGGGGTGTTCCTACGGGGCCCTATGTGGTTTTGCCGTTGCTTGGCCCGTCGACGGTCCGCGATACCGCCGCGTTGCCTGTCGATCACTATGGTGATGTGCTGTCGGTCGTGCACGACATTGGCGCACGAAACTCGCTCTACGCATTGAGAGTCGTCGACGAGCGCGCCACTTTCTTGCGAGCCGGTCAAATGCTTGACGAAATAGCGCTCGACAAGTATTCGTTTACGCGGGACGCGTTCATGCAGCATCGCCGCAGTGAAGTCTCAGGTGGCAGCGCCTCGGGCGGTGATGGCGAGTAG